Within Halobacterium jilantaiense, the genomic segment CCTCTCGGAGTTCGCGGCGGGCCGCCTCGTCCGGGTCGCCCTCGGCGTGCCCGGCGACGGCACCCCACTGGCCGGCGTAGGAGCCGACCTCGCTGCTGCGCTCCAGGAGGAGGACGGCCGGGCCGTGCCGGAGGAACACGGTCACGACGTCAGTCGTCATACCCGGAGGGTCGGCGCGCGGACGCTTCAACGGTTCCCCCGCGACCTCGCAGGTCGAGCAGTCTCCGGTATCGCCGGTGCTTTTGTCGAGCGGCGCTGAGTCCGGTGTATGCACACGTTCGCGGTCTCGGGGCTGCCGGAGGTCGACGCCGGTGACGACCTCGCAGCCCTGGTCTCGGAGCGCGCGGACCTCACCGACGGCGACATCGTCTGCGTGGCGAGCACCGTCGTCTCGAAGGCCGAAGGGCGGACGGCTGCCCTCGACGACTTCCCGGCAGGGCCTCGCGCGAGAGAGATTGCAGGACATCTGGCGGACGTTACGGGCGAGGAGAAGGACCCGCGGTTCGCACAGGCAGTCCTGGAGGAGTCGACGGAGGTCGTGATGGAGGCTCCGTTCCTGCTGACCGAGGCGACCTGCGGGCACGTCGGCGTGAACGCCGGCATCGACCGGTCGAACACCGGCGGTGACGACCTCCTGCTGTTGCCGGAGCGGCCGAGCGAGAGCGCGGAGCGCATCCGGGCGGGCCTCGACGCCGACGTCGGCGTCGTGGTGACAGACACGTCGGGGCGGCCGTTCCGGCACGGTCAGCGCGGCGTGGCGCTGGGCTGGGCGGGGCTACCGGCGTCCCGGGACTGGCGGGGTGAGACGGACCGCGACGGCCACGAACTCGAAGTGACCGTCGAGGCCGTCGTGGACGAACTCGCGGCGGCGGCGAA encodes:
- a CDS encoding coenzyme F420-0:L-glutamate ligase — encoded protein: MHTFAVSGLPEVDAGDDLAALVSERADLTDGDIVCVASTVVSKAEGRTAALDDFPAGPRAREIAGHLADVTGEEKDPRFAQAVLEESTEVVMEAPFLLTEATCGHVGVNAGIDRSNTGGDDLLLLPERPSESAERIRAGLDADVGVVVTDTSGRPFRHGQRGVALGWAGLPASRDWRGETDRDGHELEVTVEAVVDELAAAANLVSGEGDGGTPVVVVRDFEFGDHAGSENLFREVSGDFVRQALRGWEFDAGH